From a single Cyclobacterium marinum DSM 745 genomic region:
- a CDS encoding alpha-galactosidase, giving the protein MIKIISLSGLYCLLAFVSLGQNHSEKIYTLSNSHIIKTIEVQDGVLKTTQIENKSTGEKIPIHTKVEFQLRVSEGTDQPNTSETLSSVDFVLDRVFDNSPHRLTFLLKEKQGKMSVELTYTLDENEFYTRKFLKIKTEINLVLERIDLDVIDGGLVQPYQLKRITAQGPAQWKPGLGQPLFGQNAPIFMGIEFPASDNFVDSDQTAYCGYLWGKSLKAGDTYLTYSSVTGVGKDSDGLGKTFQAYIDNIRIRPLRLQVQYNSWFDYGQAVSKEKFITSVNKVHQELVINRGVPPLNAYVIDDGWQDIHADWSDEVWKINEKFDMDFSGSFEKMRTVDSNLGLWLSPGLLFGAQPAAKPLGRQGFEILGNWMSIAGPKYMGLLEKRMLDLTLQGVTYFKLDGIFGHLNIREFELDGSDYGLPKMPQLDTDGLSPSDSLLNDAKYDALKTYYLVAGTEKLIEIFKQQHQINPEVYIVISNGAYLSPWWLMYVDAVWMINAGDAAGGSSRTEELVYRDGVYYDTWIKEKTQYPMNSLFNHEPKKTKTGESKEDFFNYLMMNLSRGTGFVELYLKTQELSEVDWDVLAEGLKWVHHAFPYFKYIQMHGGDPNKQEVYGYSGWNDKGGYISFHNPNKSSYKKYKIKLDENLIHHKNKVSYRLIPIIGELLNKNSIVHGGDLLELELAPGEILIWEFQKVE; this is encoded by the coding sequence ATGATAAAAATAATTAGTCTTTCAGGGCTTTATTGCCTTCTCGCTTTTGTCAGCTTAGGGCAAAATCATTCCGAAAAAATTTATACACTTTCAAATAGCCATATAATTAAAACCATTGAGGTTCAGGATGGAGTTTTAAAAACCACCCAAATTGAAAATAAATCGACAGGCGAAAAGATTCCAATCCATACAAAAGTTGAGTTTCAACTGAGAGTTTCTGAAGGAACCGATCAACCAAACACATCCGAAACATTAAGTTCAGTGGATTTTGTACTGGATAGAGTATTCGATAATTCACCACATCGCCTGACTTTTCTTTTAAAGGAAAAACAGGGAAAAATGTCTGTGGAATTGACCTACACATTGGATGAAAATGAGTTTTACACCAGAAAATTCCTAAAGATAAAAACCGAAATTAACCTGGTATTAGAACGAATTGACTTAGATGTTATTGATGGAGGCCTGGTTCAGCCTTATCAGCTGAAACGGATTACTGCTCAAGGACCTGCACAGTGGAAACCGGGGTTGGGACAACCTCTCTTTGGGCAAAACGCTCCCATTTTTATGGGCATTGAATTCCCTGCAAGTGACAATTTTGTAGATTCGGATCAAACTGCATACTGTGGCTATTTATGGGGAAAATCACTTAAGGCCGGTGATACTTATTTGACCTATTCATCAGTAACAGGGGTTGGAAAGGACAGTGATGGTTTGGGAAAAACTTTTCAAGCCTATATTGATAATATCAGGATACGACCTCTAAGACTACAAGTTCAGTACAATAGCTGGTTTGATTATGGCCAAGCGGTAAGCAAAGAAAAATTTATCACCAGTGTGAATAAGGTACATCAAGAGCTTGTAATAAATCGTGGAGTTCCACCTTTAAATGCATATGTAATTGACGATGGTTGGCAAGATATTCATGCAGACTGGTCTGATGAAGTATGGAAGATCAATGAAAAGTTTGACATGGATTTTTCCGGAAGTTTTGAAAAAATGAGGACAGTAGATTCAAATCTTGGACTTTGGCTTAGTCCGGGATTACTTTTTGGTGCTCAGCCGGCAGCAAAACCACTAGGCCGGCAAGGTTTTGAAATTTTGGGTAATTGGATGAGCATTGCCGGTCCCAAGTATATGGGTTTGCTAGAAAAAAGAATGTTGGATTTAACCCTGCAGGGAGTCACCTATTTTAAACTGGATGGGATTTTTGGTCACCTGAACATTCGGGAATTTGAATTAGACGGAAGCGATTACGGCCTACCGAAAATGCCACAGCTGGACACCGATGGATTAAGCCCATCAGATAGCCTGCTTAATGATGCTAAATATGATGCATTGAAAACTTATTATTTGGTCGCCGGGACAGAAAAACTTATAGAAATATTCAAGCAACAACATCAAATTAATCCTGAAGTATATATCGTCATTTCAAACGGCGCTTATCTAAGCCCTTGGTGGCTCATGTATGTAGATGCTGTCTGGATGATCAATGCAGGGGATGCCGCCGGGGGCAGTTCCAGAACCGAGGAACTTGTTTACAGGGATGGAGTTTATTATGACACCTGGATCAAAGAAAAAACCCAATATCCAATGAATTCCCTTTTTAATCATGAACCTAAAAAGACAAAAACCGGTGAAAGCAAGGAAGATTTCTTTAACTACCTGATGATGAACCTTTCCAGAGGTACTGGGTTTGTAGAATTGTATTTAAAAACACAGGAGTTATCTGAGGTAGATTGGGATGTTTTAGCCGAGGGACTCAAATGGGTTCACCATGCCTTTCCTTATTTTAAATATATCCAAATGCATGGTGGCGACCCGAACAAACAAGAAGTGTATGGCTATAGTGGGTGGAATGATAAAGGAGGATATATCTCCTTCCACAACCCAAATAAATCCTCCTATAAGAAGTATAAAATAAAATTGGATGAAAATTTAATCCACCATAAAAATAAGGTTTCTTACCGATTGATACCCATTATAGGAGAACTCCTCAACAAAAATTCAATCGTTCATGGTGGAGACTTACTGGAATTAGAATTGGCGCCGGGAGAAATCCTAATTTGGGAGTTTCAAAAAGTCGAATAG
- a CDS encoding FAD-dependent oxidoreductase, with amino-acid sequence MKFFKLLFLSILGITLYACEDKVQQSHITTDICVLGGSEAGFTAAIQAARLGNKVILIVPTGHPGGMVVEGLGKDIRFGSARVIGGIAREFYEKVEANYGQKADFENPKWYSKYEPSVAEAVIEQMLKNEDNITLIRNTRIREKNGVVKNENRVEKVILKNGSEIKAKVFVDASIEGHLLHFAGITTETIREGNEKYGENLNGVQEVNTFKQFTVKVDPYIIEGDSTSGLIPTIQAGELGNHGDPSHYIQGFCFRMCLTKDEQNMLPINKPEDYVPERYEIYRRYLKEGGQLFKPEANRQNGKTDIGSWHDLSANLYGENWEYPEGDYEKQDSIIQYHRSFTLGLLWFLQNDESVDSLTRANWEGWGLPKDEFTDNGNWPRRLYIRSGRRMVSEYIITEHNVDIKVKDTVSDPIAIAWWPPDVHHARRIVKDGKAYNEGFTHVENDGTWKPFKISFQATVPKKDECSNVLTPTCLSSSYVGYGSIRIVPTFMIMGQSVGAAAAIAVSENVDVQDIPYSELEKVLLSQNQLLALPDDWLEIITMNN; translated from the coding sequence ATGAAATTTTTCAAATTACTTTTCTTATCCATATTGGGCATTACCTTATATGCTTGTGAGGATAAGGTGCAGCAATCTCATATTACGACTGATATTTGTGTATTAGGAGGTAGTGAGGCTGGTTTTACTGCTGCAATTCAGGCTGCTAGGCTTGGGAATAAAGTGATCCTTATAGTGCCTACCGGGCATCCCGGAGGGATGGTGGTAGAAGGACTTGGAAAAGACATTCGATTTGGAAGCGCTCGAGTGATAGGAGGAATAGCACGCGAATTTTATGAGAAGGTGGAGGCTAATTACGGGCAAAAGGCCGATTTTGAAAATCCAAAATGGTATTCAAAATATGAGCCTTCAGTTGCTGAAGCGGTAATTGAACAGATGCTGAAAAATGAAGACAACATAACCCTCATAAGAAATACCCGAATAAGAGAAAAAAATGGGGTAGTAAAAAATGAGAATAGGGTAGAAAAGGTTATCCTTAAAAATGGCTCAGAAATAAAGGCCAAAGTATTTGTTGATGCTTCCATAGAAGGTCATTTGCTGCATTTTGCTGGAATAACTACTGAAACAATTCGTGAGGGGAATGAAAAATATGGGGAGAATCTTAATGGAGTTCAGGAAGTAAATACTTTTAAGCAGTTTACAGTAAAAGTTGACCCTTATATTATAGAAGGTGATTCTACAAGTGGACTAATCCCTACCATTCAAGCTGGGGAATTAGGAAACCATGGAGATCCCAGCCATTATATTCAGGGCTTTTGTTTTAGGATGTGCCTGACAAAAGATGAGCAAAACATGCTACCAATTAATAAACCTGAGGACTATGTACCTGAAAGGTATGAAATTTACAGAAGGTACCTGAAAGAAGGAGGCCAGCTCTTCAAGCCAGAAGCCAATAGGCAGAATGGGAAAACGGACATAGGCAGTTGGCATGATCTATCGGCAAATCTTTATGGAGAGAATTGGGAATACCCAGAAGGGGATTACGAAAAACAGGACAGTATTATTCAATATCACCGTTCTTTTACTTTAGGCTTGCTGTGGTTCTTACAAAACGACGAAAGTGTGGACAGCCTTACCAGGGCCAATTGGGAAGGGTGGGGTTTGCCTAAAGATGAGTTCACCGACAATGGCAATTGGCCACGGCGCCTCTATATTCGAAGTGGAAGACGAATGGTATCTGAATACATCATCACTGAACACAATGTCGATATTAAGGTTAAAGATACGGTTTCAGATCCGATTGCGATAGCATGGTGGCCGCCGGATGTGCACCACGCCAGAAGAATTGTAAAAGATGGCAAAGCTTATAATGAAGGGTTTACCCATGTAGAAAACGATGGAACTTGGAAACCTTTTAAAATCTCGTTTCAAGCCACAGTGCCAAAGAAAGATGAATGTAGTAATGTATTGACGCCTACCTGTCTTTCCTCAAGCTATGTGGGTTATGGAAGTATTCGAATCGTTCCTACTTTTATGATAATGGGTCAGAGTGTTGGAGCAGCAGCGGCTATTGCGGTTAGTGAAAATGTAGATGTTCAGGATATACCTTATTCGGAATTGGAAAAGGTCTTGCTGAGTCAGAATCAATTGCTTGCTCTTCCGGATGATTGGTTGGAAATAATTACTATGAATAATTAA
- a CDS encoding FG-GAP repeat domain-containing protein yields MKKLKYSLNKSPLILPMLALVVACAGPKTVENEAIESTDFEIVKYNNPGTSSFLGVGLWAWPLPMDYDGDGDMDMLVSCPDKPFNGLYFFENTSGEDFPDFAPPVRIGDAISKVQVSHTSQGVKVLIPGAELVDFKSDLASKEQALFPIEELTKDLGKKPRFNQWKMVDYDGDGDLDVIVGMDDWSAYGWDDAYNEEGVWTNGPLYGFVYLLENKDGQYENRGRIQAGGKEINVYGAPSPNFADFDGDGDLDLICGEFLDKLTYFENKGTRENPVYKEGRYLENEEGIIAMNLEMIIPVALDWDKDGHVDLVVGDEDGRVALIKNTGKTEDGLPIFSSPKYFRQQADNLKFGALVTPVSVDWDNDGDEDIIAGNSAGHFAFIENLDGAVKPKWAEPKLLETDGEPIRIQAGDNGSIQGPAEAKWGYTTLSVADWDGDGQKDIIFNSIWGRVEWIKNTGNGLLAPQPVIVDWKGQSPPYPDWNWWKPKANELVTQWRTTPFAIDWNKDGVMDLVMLDHEGYLAYFEGKEGEGAPILQPGKRIFYGENGSTFTNKDKVEDANPGILRLNISDAGSSGRRKISFMDWDNDGDLDLLVNSVNISLFENVSESPDKVIFNHKGPISEKILAGHTTSPTFVDWDKNGTWDVLAGAEDGHFYYFRR; encoded by the coding sequence ATGAAGAAATTAAAGTATTCCCTTAATAAAAGCCCCTTGATTTTGCCAATGCTTGCCTTAGTTGTGGCATGCGCAGGCCCCAAAACTGTTGAAAATGAAGCAATTGAATCAACTGACTTCGAAATTGTCAAATACAATAATCCCGGCACAAGTTCATTTTTAGGTGTAGGCCTGTGGGCCTGGCCATTACCTATGGATTATGATGGCGATGGGGACATGGACATGCTTGTATCCTGTCCTGACAAACCCTTTAATGGGCTTTACTTTTTTGAAAACACAAGTGGTGAAGATTTTCCGGATTTTGCTCCTCCGGTCAGAATAGGCGATGCGATTTCTAAAGTACAGGTTTCTCACACTTCTCAAGGTGTAAAGGTTTTGATCCCCGGTGCAGAACTGGTGGATTTTAAATCCGACTTGGCATCCAAGGAACAAGCACTCTTTCCCATTGAAGAATTAACCAAAGACCTAGGTAAAAAACCAAGATTTAATCAATGGAAAATGGTTGACTATGATGGAGATGGTGACCTAGACGTAATTGTAGGGATGGATGACTGGTCTGCTTATGGCTGGGACGACGCCTACAATGAGGAGGGTGTTTGGACCAACGGCCCCCTTTATGGCTTTGTGTACTTATTGGAAAACAAAGATGGCCAATATGAAAACCGAGGCAGAATCCAGGCCGGAGGTAAAGAAATAAATGTATATGGCGCTCCGTCACCAAATTTTGCTGATTTTGATGGAGATGGTGACTTAGACCTTATATGTGGGGAATTTCTAGATAAATTAACCTATTTTGAAAATAAGGGAACAAGAGAAAATCCTGTCTATAAAGAAGGGCGATATCTTGAAAATGAAGAGGGAATCATTGCAATGAATCTTGAAATGATTATTCCTGTAGCCCTTGATTGGGACAAAGATGGACATGTAGATTTAGTGGTAGGTGATGAAGATGGTCGTGTAGCTTTGATAAAAAATACCGGTAAAACAGAAGATGGACTCCCCATTTTTTCATCCCCAAAATACTTCAGACAGCAAGCTGACAATTTAAAATTTGGTGCTTTGGTAACACCTGTAAGTGTGGACTGGGACAATGATGGAGACGAAGATATTATTGCAGGAAACTCTGCAGGTCATTTTGCATTTATTGAAAATTTGGATGGTGCCGTTAAACCCAAATGGGCTGAACCAAAATTGCTCGAAACGGATGGTGAGCCAATAAGAATTCAGGCAGGTGATAATGGGTCCATTCAGGGACCTGCAGAAGCCAAGTGGGGCTATACCACCTTATCCGTAGCGGATTGGGATGGAGACGGTCAGAAAGACATCATCTTTAACTCTATTTGGGGAAGAGTGGAATGGATAAAGAACACAGGGAATGGCTTGTTGGCCCCTCAGCCTGTAATAGTGGATTGGAAAGGCCAATCTCCACCTTATCCTGATTGGAACTGGTGGAAACCTAAGGCCAATGAATTGGTCACACAATGGAGAACCACTCCATTTGCAATAGATTGGAACAAAGATGGGGTTATGGATTTGGTGATGCTGGATCATGAAGGCTACCTTGCCTACTTTGAAGGAAAAGAAGGGGAGGGAGCACCAATTCTTCAGCCCGGAAAACGCATCTTTTACGGAGAAAATGGCTCCACATTTACCAACAAAGACAAAGTGGAAGATGCCAATCCAGGCATCCTCAGGCTCAACATTTCCGATGCAGGCAGCAGTGGAAGAAGAAAAATCAGCTTTATGGATTGGGACAATGATGGGGACCTAGACCTATTGGTCAACAGCGTTAACATTTCACTATTTGAAAATGTAAGTGAAAGCCCGGATAAAGTCATATTCAATCACAAAGGCCCTATTTCTGAGAAAATCCTAGCCGGTCACACCACCAGTCCAACATTCGTAGATTGGGATAAAAATGGCACTTGGGACGTTTTGGCCGGTGCTGAAGATGGACATTTTTATTATTTCCGCAGGTAG
- a CDS encoding heme/hemin ABC transporter substrate-binding protein translates to MKRILLSAFLLLNLISCATGEKKSIELSEGGSPQKIITAGGTITEIVYSLGFGDQIIATDRTSTYPKEMQALPSIGYRNQIKSEGILSLSPDIVLVEEGYLSEEVVSQLKLMDLKIHFFKKPTNPDETKNLVRDLARLFEVPDTGEQINENINKDLKRLEAYLLKEQRDSLTAAFVMARGPETLFIAGENTFAEEIFNLAGIKLAAKGFKEFIPLTPESLVSMSPDYLVLFDSGLESLGGLEGLAAVNGVKETEAFREKQVLSFEGHYLSGMGPRVGQVALELAKSVREK, encoded by the coding sequence ATGAAAAGGATTTTGCTTTCGGCTTTTTTATTGCTCAATTTAATATCCTGTGCCACAGGTGAAAAAAAATCAATTGAGCTATCAGAAGGTGGTAGCCCTCAAAAGATTATCACTGCAGGAGGGACCATTACAGAAATTGTATATTCCCTTGGTTTTGGTGATCAAATAATAGCTACCGACCGAACGTCAACTTATCCTAAGGAAATGCAGGCCCTTCCTAGTATAGGTTATAGAAATCAAATCAAGTCTGAAGGAATATTGTCACTTTCCCCCGACATAGTTTTGGTTGAGGAAGGATACCTATCTGAGGAGGTAGTCAGTCAGTTGAAGCTAATGGACCTAAAAATTCATTTTTTCAAAAAGCCAACCAACCCTGATGAGACGAAAAACCTTGTAAGGGATTTGGCAAGGCTTTTTGAAGTACCTGATACTGGGGAGCAAATCAATGAAAACATAAACAAAGATTTGAAGCGGTTGGAGGCTTACTTGCTGAAAGAACAAAGAGACAGCCTCACTGCAGCTTTTGTTATGGCAAGGGGACCTGAGACCCTATTTATAGCAGGAGAAAATACCTTTGCCGAAGAAATTTTCAATTTGGCAGGAATAAAGCTGGCAGCCAAGGGCTTTAAAGAGTTTATCCCATTGACACCAGAATCGCTGGTAAGCATGTCTCCGGATTACCTTGTCTTATTTGATTCTGGACTAGAAAGTCTGGGAGGTTTAGAAGGGCTTGCAGCTGTCAATGGAGTAAAAGAAACTGAAGCTTTTAGAGAAAAACAAGTTTTGAGTTTTGAGGGACATTATTTGTCAGGTATGGGGCCTAGAGTAGGGCAAGTAGCCTTGGAACTGGCTAAAAGTGTAAGGGAAAAATGA
- a CDS encoding FecCD family ABC transporter permease, with the protein MIVSGLVKSKKHLNYWVLLSLTVILCFVLLISLTKGAYSLDLSEVIAIISNSIGFDLSRFESRSAGVLLQIRLPRILLGVLVGGGLGIAGAALQGLFRNPLVEPGLIGVSSGSALFAVIFLVLLPGIVGTVPLLADFGLPMFAFFGGLLHVLAVYYLGTGNGGGNTATIILAGVAINAMAGALIGLTLFYADDAALRSFTFWSLGDLSGASWQKLPIAAIFICIPSLLLMRGAKNLNAMALGEKEAFYMGVNVKQTKVILLVATALIVGVAVSLSGMIGFVGLIVPHLMRICFGADHRLVLPGSFLLGAILLNFSDLLARTIAIPAEMPIGVITSLLGAPFFMGLIYNLKK; encoded by the coding sequence ATGATAGTATCAGGGTTAGTGAAAAGTAAAAAGCATTTGAATTATTGGGTGCTACTGTCCTTGACAGTGATTCTATGCTTCGTTTTACTCATTTCCCTAACCAAAGGTGCCTATTCTCTTGATTTATCGGAGGTGATTGCAATTATTTCAAATTCGATAGGCTTTGATTTGTCGCGCTTTGAAAGCAGGTCTGCAGGTGTATTATTGCAGATAAGATTGCCACGAATATTACTAGGAGTATTGGTAGGTGGAGGATTAGGAATTGCCGGAGCAGCTTTGCAAGGTTTGTTTAGAAACCCACTAGTGGAACCAGGTCTAATAGGGGTGAGTAGTGGCAGTGCCTTGTTTGCTGTCATATTTCTTGTTTTGCTTCCTGGCATTGTAGGTACCGTTCCTCTACTTGCTGATTTTGGATTGCCTATGTTTGCTTTCTTTGGTGGTCTATTGCATGTGTTGGCCGTGTATTATTTGGGAACCGGAAATGGGGGAGGAAATACTGCCACCATAATTCTGGCAGGGGTGGCGATCAATGCAATGGCAGGTGCTTTGATTGGGCTCACTTTGTTTTATGCAGATGATGCTGCATTGCGAAGCTTCACCTTTTGGAGTCTGGGTGATTTAAGTGGCGCATCATGGCAAAAGCTTCCCATAGCCGCCATTTTCATTTGTATCCCCTCACTTTTATTAATGCGGGGAGCTAAAAATTTGAACGCAATGGCTTTGGGAGAGAAAGAGGCCTTTTATATGGGAGTAAATGTAAAGCAAACGAAGGTCATACTACTCGTGGCCACGGCTTTAATTGTAGGCGTTGCGGTATCATTGTCCGGAATGATAGGCTTTGTAGGCTTGATTGTTCCCCATCTTATGCGGATTTGTTTCGGTGCGGACCATAGGTTGGTTTTACCCGGTTCTTTCTTATTGGGTGCAATTTTATTGAATTTCTCAGATCTACTAGCTAGAACCATTGCCATTCCTGCCGAAATGCCAATTGGAGTGATTACCTCCTTACTGGGAGCACCTTTCTTTATGGGCTTGATATATAATTTGAAAAAATAA
- a CDS encoding heme ABC transporter ATP-binding protein, whose translation MLSASNIQFRTKKRTILDATDLAIQPGEIMAILGPNGAGKTTLFNLLSGDSTSSFGVVKYNGKNIARLKANKMAEMRAVMPQYSTVNFPFTVREVVELGLISNQAKNPEKVLDEVMSLTQIDHLQQQEYEQLSGGEKQRVQLSRVLAQVWEKKPFPRYVLLDEPTSSLDIAQQHAMLEVLKQLKSRNIGVLVILHDLNLAAQYADKILLLKAGKVCYCGPLKSGLNECLLEKVFDHPIRLMHCVGTDQLIVHCSNKSKMYPSTRLVQ comes from the coding sequence ATGCTATCTGCATCAAATATTCAATTTCGGACCAAAAAGCGGACAATTCTTGACGCTACCGATTTAGCTATTCAGCCGGGTGAAATCATGGCCATATTGGGTCCAAATGGGGCAGGTAAAACTACGCTTTTTAATTTGCTTTCAGGGGATTCAACTTCTTCTTTTGGGGTGGTAAAATACAATGGAAAGAATATTGCCCGACTAAAGGCCAATAAAATGGCAGAGATGCGGGCAGTAATGCCTCAATATTCTACGGTTAATTTTCCTTTTACTGTTCGGGAAGTCGTGGAGTTAGGGCTAATCTCTAATCAAGCCAAGAACCCTGAAAAGGTACTGGATGAGGTCATGTCATTGACTCAGATAGATCATTTGCAGCAGCAGGAATATGAACAGTTGTCGGGAGGGGAAAAGCAAAGGGTTCAACTTTCGAGAGTATTGGCTCAAGTTTGGGAAAAAAAACCTTTCCCAAGGTATGTCTTGCTGGATGAGCCCACCTCTAGCTTAGACATTGCTCAACAACATGCCATGCTTGAGGTTTTGAAACAGTTAAAAAGCAGAAATATTGGTGTGCTTGTTATTTTGCATGACTTGAACCTTGCCGCTCAATATGCCGACAAAATCCTTCTTTTGAAAGCCGGGAAGGTATGTTATTGTGGACCACTGAAGTCCGGCCTGAATGAATGCTTGCTCGAAAAGGTATTTGATCATCCCATTCGCTTAATGCACTGCGTTGGTACCGATCAATTGATAGTACACTGTTCCAATAAATCCAAAATGTATCCATCAACCCGGCTTGTTCAATAA
- a CDS encoding hemin-degrading factor translates to METIPSTLNTLKASWEALKTQNPKLRIRDAAKQLNASEAELIATGLGQNVVRLSTDFIDQVKKFPKLGKVMALTRSEGCVLEHKGRFQKIEIHGSGSHQIATVIGPIEQRVFFSAWKYGFAVRNESPRGPLFSLQYFDGQGDAIMKVYIQGESDEAYANKLISEHLDLDQSAAPEPVAYEVPEYTCRENLDFESFSSDWENMKDTHDFFGMLRKYKLNRLNAVEWIGEKWAYPVDKLSARKVVNFAAETELPIMIFAGNRGNIQIHQGKVKHIKQLGDWLNVMDPDFNMHLNEQVIDKAFVVHKNTEDGLVSALELFDQNGEMIGQFFGLRKPGIPQNKAWKNLLDGLS, encoded by the coding sequence ATGGAAACCATACCCAGCACTTTGAATACTTTGAAAGCTTCTTGGGAAGCTTTGAAAACGCAAAATCCAAAACTAAGGATAAGAGATGCAGCCAAACAGTTAAACGCTTCAGAGGCGGAATTAATCGCCACCGGACTTGGACAAAATGTGGTTCGGTTATCAACTGATTTTATTGACCAAGTTAAAAAATTCCCCAAGCTTGGGAAGGTAATGGCACTAACCAGAAGTGAAGGCTGTGTTTTGGAACACAAAGGAAGATTCCAAAAAATAGAAATTCATGGATCAGGATCCCATCAAATAGCTACAGTGATAGGTCCTATTGAGCAAAGGGTGTTTTTTAGCGCATGGAAATATGGTTTTGCTGTTCGTAATGAAAGTCCAAGAGGCCCTTTATTTAGCTTACAGTATTTTGATGGTCAAGGAGACGCAATAATGAAAGTCTATATTCAGGGAGAGTCAGATGAAGCTTATGCCAATAAGTTGATTTCAGAACACTTGGATCTCGATCAGTCTGCAGCACCGGAACCAGTGGCTTATGAGGTGCCTGAATATACTTGTAGGGAAAATTTGGATTTTGAAAGCTTTTCTTCTGACTGGGAAAATATGAAAGATACCCATGACTTCTTTGGCATGCTGCGCAAATACAAATTGAATCGCTTGAACGCAGTGGAATGGATTGGTGAGAAGTGGGCCTATCCTGTAGATAAATTATCTGCTAGAAAAGTAGTGAATTTTGCCGCTGAAACGGAACTGCCCATCATGATTTTTGCCGGCAATAGGGGGAATATCCAAATTCATCAAGGTAAGGTAAAGCATATTAAACAGCTGGGAGATTGGCTCAATGTAATGGATCCTGATTTCAATATGCACCTTAATGAACAGGTTATAGATAAGGCTTTTGTTGTTCATAAAAATACCGAGGATGGGCTTGTTTCTGCCTTGGAATTGTTTGACCAAAATGGAGAGATGATAGGGCAATTTTTTGGATTAAGAAAACCGGGAATCCCACAAAACAAGGCTTGGAAAAATCTATTAGATGGTTTGAGTTAA